AGTAACCAGCGGGTTTTTTTGTCTATGCATGAATGTGTTAGGTGGTTTAATTAATGCTTGTTGTATAAAGAATACATTGGTAAAAACGCAACTTTCATGCAAATAGTTAAGCCTCAGTTAAGTGCTAATATGGGATGGTTGATGCTACCAACGACTGTGATGATGCTTTAGGGGTATCGCCGGGCTTTTGGGATACATAAATGCAGCAATAGGGAGATTATGCGATATGTTGATTCTAACACGGAGGGTAGGGGAAACCCTCATGATTGGGGATAATATCAGCGTTACGGTTTTAGGGGTAAAAGGTAATCAAGTTCGCTTGGGAATCAATGCACCGAAAGATGTTGCCGTACATCGCGAAGAAATCTTTGAACGCATTCGGCACGAACACCTTGAGCCGGTCGCGATTGAAGAAAATGCAAATTAAAGCTTTACGCTAAGCCGATTTGAAGGTATTCTTGCCGCCTTCAACCAGTACCGGAGAGGTGGCCGAGTGGCCGAAGGCGCTCCCCTGCTAAGGGAGTATGGGTCAAAAGCCCATCGCGGGTTCGAATCCCGCCCTCTCCGCCATATTCATACGTCATGTTGTTGACATGATTGTATCAAAAGCCCTTGCAGGTTATTGTCTGTAAGGGCTTTTTTGTATTAACGTTATTAGCGCACAGACCAAGCCCCATGATACGTATCACCGAATTGCGCCTGCCGCTGGAATACCCCGCCGATGCCCTGTCTGTGGCGATTGCCGGACGTTTAGGCATTGCGACGGCTGACCTGTTAAGTTTTAGCGTTTTCAAACGCGGTTACGATGCCCGTAAGCGTGACGCGATTGTGTTGGTTTACACCATAGACGCAGTGCTGCCTGATGAAGCCGCGCTACTGGCTAAGTTTGCGGATGATCCTCACGTTAAAATTGCCCCTGATACCACCTACCGTTTTGTGGCGCATGTGCAAGAAGCACCCGCTATTCGTCCCGTTGTTGTCGGCTTTGGCCCCTGCGGTTTGATGGCAGGCTTGGTGCTGGCGCAAATGGGCTTGCGTCCGATTATTTTGGAGCGTGGCAAAAAAGTCCGCGAACGTACCAAAGATACTTGGGCGCTATGGCGTAAAAATCAGCTCAACCCTGAATCGAATGTGCAATTTGGGGAAGGCGGCGCTGGTACATTTTCCGATGGCAAGCTTTATAGCCAGATCAAAGATCCCAAACACTACGGGCGCAAAGTCTTGACTGAATTCGTCAAAGCGGGCGCTCCCGAAGAAATCCTCTATGTTAGCAAACCGCACATTGGCACTTTCCGTCTGGTGAAAATGGTGGAAAACATGCGGGCGCAGATCGAAGCCTTGGGTGGTGAAATCCGGTTTCAGCAACAAGTGACTGATATTTTGATCGAAGATGGTCAGGTGCGTGGTTTGACTTTGGCGGGTGGGGAGCAACTGCGTGCCGATCAAGTGATTATGGCCTTGGGACACAGTGCGCGGGATACGTTTGCGATGTTGCACGAGCGCGGCGTGTTTATGGAACAGAAGCCATTTTCGCTCGGTTTTCGGATTGAACACCCGCAAACGCTGATTGATCAGGCGCGGTTTGGTAAACATGCGGGCAATGAATTGCTGGGTGCGGCGGATTATAAGCTGGTGCATCACGCTAAAAATGGGCGCTCGGTGTACAGTTTTTGCATGTGTCCGGGCGGTCAGGTGGTCGCGGCAACCTCTGAAGTTGGGCGAGTTGTTACTAATGGCATGAGCCAATATTCGCGGGCGGAACGCAATGCCAACGCGGGGATTGTGGTCGGTATTACGCCCAACGATTACCCCGGTAATCCACTGGCAGGGATGGAATTTCAACGCCAATGGGAATCCCGTGCTTACGAATTAGGCGGTCACGATTATTCTGCACCGGGGCAATTGGTGGGCGATTTCCTTAAAGGCAGAGCATCGACGCAATTGGGTTCTGTCGAGCCATCGTATCAGCCGGGTGTGCATTTGACTGATTTGGCAACCAGTTTGCCGGGTTACGCGATTGAAGCGATTCGGGAAGCCTTGCCCGCGTTTGAACGGCAAATCAAAGGCTTTTCGATGCATGACGCGGTATTGACCGGGGTGGAAACGCGCACGTCTTCGCCACTGCGGATGACGCGCGGTGAGGATTTGCAAAGCCTAAACGTTAAAGGGCTTTTTCCGGCTGGCGAAGGCGCGGGTTATGCTGGAGGCATTCTCTCGGCGGGCGTGGACGGTATCCGCGTCGCGGAGGCATTAGCGACTCAAATGCTGGAGGCTCACCATGACCGGAATCATTCGCACCACTTGGCACAACGCTGAAGTACTGAGCAATCAACGCTGGACGGAGCGTTTGTTGACCTTGCGTATTCGCACCGAACCGTTGCCGTTTACAGCGGGTCAATTTGTCACTTTGCGACTACCTATCCCCACGGGCGACGCCACAGAACTGGTGGCGAAATCCTATTCGCTGATCAATGCCCCTGACGAAGAGGCGTTGGAAATTTTCTACAATATCGTTCCCAACGGCAAACTCTCCAACGCTTTGGCACGATTACAACCGGGTGATAGCCTCGAAATTTCGCAACCTGCCAAAGGTTTTTTTGTGTTGGATGAAATCCCCGCTGTGCCGAATCTGTGGATGATTGCCACGGGTACAGGTTTAGGGCCTTATTTGTCGATTCTCAAAACCCCGCAGCCTTGGCAGCGTTTCCATAAAATCGTGTTGGTACACGGTGTGCCGCTGGTGAATGAGTTGGCGTATGCCGATTTGATCCAAACGTTTGCTACAAAATACCCTGAGCAATTCCGTTTTATTAGCTGTGTGACTCGCGAAGCTAACCCCCATGGGTTGGAAGGGCGGATTACCACTCACCTAGAATCTGGCACATTGGAACAAACGGCTGGCACAACCATTACCGCAGACGATACCCACGTCATGCTGTGCGGCAACCATAATATGCTTAATGATATGAAAGCCTTGCTGGGCAATCGCGGGATGCAGCGCCATTTGCGCCACAAGTCGGGGCATATCACCACAGAACAGTATTTTTAAAGTCGTAATCTGGGCGCAAGCACTGTAAAATTAACCGCTTGATTACATGGGTCAACGGATAAACAACAGGCATGAACCCGGATTTTCTGGACTTTGAACAACCGATCGCCGAATTACAGGCGAAGATCGAAGAGCTGCGTTACGTCGGTGACGCTGAAATTAACCTGAGCGAAGAGATTGGCAAGCTGGAAGAAAAAGCTGCCTCGTTGACCCGTTCCATTTTTTCCAAACTGACCCCGCGTCAGATTTCGCAGCTTGCGCGGCACCCAAAACGCCCGTATACGCTGGACTTGATCCGTTATTTGTTCACTGATTTCAAAGAGTTGCACGGTGATCGCGCCTTTGCCGATGATAAGGCGATTATTGGTGGTATGGCAAGGTTTCGTGGTCAGTCGGTCATGGTCATCGGGCATCAGAAAGGGCGCGATACCAATGAAAATATCAAGCGCAATTTTGGTATGCCCCGCCCGGAAGGGTATCGCAAGGCTCTGCGTTTGATGCACATGGCGGAAAAATTCCAACTGCCGATCATTACCTTTATCGACACGCCCGGTGCATACCCCGGTATCGGCGCGGAAGAGCGCGGTCAAAGTGAAGCGATTGCCCGCAATTTGTACGAGATGGCGAAATTGCGCACCCCGATTATTTGCACGGTGGTGGGTGAAGGTGGCTCTGGTGGTGCATTAGCTATTGGGGTGGGCGACCGGGTGATGATGTTGCAATACGCGACTTACTCGGTGATTTCGCCGGAAGGTTGCGCGTCGATCTTGTGGAAAAGTGCGGAAAAAGCGGCTGATGCGGCGGATGCGATGGGAATTACGGCAGATCGTCTGAAATCTCTGGGGTTGATTGAGCAGATTATCCCTGAGCCGTTGGGTGGAGCGCACCGTGATATGGAAGCAGCGGCGCAACATATCGGCGAGGCGCTCGATGCTAATCTACGCAATTTGAAGACCATGAATATCGACAAATTGTTGGATCAGCGTTACCAGCGCATTATGGGCTTTGGGCAGTTTGAGGAATAGTTTAGTCGCGTTTTTTCAACGGCATCCCGCCGCTAGTTATTGGATTGGGTTCAGTGGCGGGCTGGATTCGCACGTTTTACTTCATGCTTGTGCAAATCTGCGCGGGCAATATCCACATTTAACGTTTCGCGCTTTGCACATTGATCACGGTTTGCAGGCGATGTCTGCGGCATGGGCGGCGCATTGCCGTGAGGTGTGCACCGATTTGGAAATGCCGCTGGTGGTGGAAGCCTTGGAATTGGTGATTCCGGCGGGTGCAAGTGTGGAAGCGGTAGCGCGGACGGCGCGGTATGCGGCTTTCAGCAAACGCTTGCAAGCGGGTGAAATCGTGTTGACGGCGCATCATCAGAACGATCAGGCGGAAACCTTGCTGCTGCATTTGCTGCGCGGGAGTGGCGTAAATGGGTTGGCAGCGATGCCGGAAATTCGCCCGTTTGCGTCAGGGGCGTTAGGGCGGCCGTTATTAGCGTGCAGTCGGGCGGAATTGGCGACCTATGCCAAACAGCATGAATTGAATTTCATAAACGACCCCAGTAATCAAGACAGCCGTTTTGATCGCAATTTTTTGCGTAATCAGATAATGCCACTATTGGAACAGCGTTGGCCTGCGGCGAGTAAGACCTTGGCGCGGGCAGCGCGTTTACAAGGTGAAAGCCGTCAGTTGTTGGCAGATTTTTTGCGTGAGAAATTGCCGAGTTTGCAAGGTACTAAGCCGAATACATTATCCGTTAGCCAATTATTGGCGCTGGATGGGGCGATGCAAAAAGCGGTGTTGCGCGAATGGTTGATACAGCGTGGTTTTCGTTTGCCGGAAGAGAAAAAACTGCGCCAAGTGTTGTGTGATGTGTTGCAGGCGCGGGCGGATGCTACGCCATGTGTGCGTTGGGATGGCTGCGAAATTCGCCGGTATCGGGATGATGTGTATGCGATGCCGCCGTTGTCTGCGCACGATCCTAAGCAAGTGTTGGTGTGGGAGACGCGAGAGCCGTTGGTGATTGCATCGTTGGGGCGCACCTTGGTGGCGGAGGTGGGGTATCCTGAAACGGTGATCGTGCGGTTTCGGCAGGGTGGGGAAAGCGTGTATCTGCCGCAGCGCGGTGGGCATCATAGCCTTAAGCATTTGTTGCAAGAGTGGGGTGTGCCGCCGTGGGAGCGAGAGCGCTTGCCGTTGGTGTATGTGGGGGAGCGGTTGGTGTGTATTCCGGGAGTATTGAGTTTATGGCACTGAATGACGAACAATGGATGCGTCACGCCCTGACCCTCGCCCGCAACGCATGGCAGCAAGGCGAAGTCCCCGTCGGTGCTGTCATTGTGCGTGATGACAAAATCCTCGCCGAAGGCTGGAATCAGCCCATCACGCTCCACGACCCTTCCGCTCACGCCGAAATGCTGGCGTTGCGCTTAGCCGGTCAATTAGCGGGCAACTACCGCTTACCCAACACCACCCTCTACGTAACGCTCGAACCTTGCCTAATGTGCGTCGGCGCAATGCTACACGCACGGGTAGAGCGAGTGGTATTCGGTGCGTATGACCCAAAAACTGGCGCGGCAGGCAGTGCTTTCGACCTGCTGCAACACCCGCGCCACTACCACAAGATCGCGGCAGTGCAGGGCGGGGTATTGCAGGAAGAATGCGCTGCATTGTTGCAGGCATTCTTCCGCGAACGGCGGGCAGCCGCAGCCTTAGCCAAACCAGCGCCGGAATAGACGACTAAACCACGATTCGGCTGCTGGCGCTGGCGTCGGGGTAGCAGGTGCTGGCGGTGTGACGGGTGTAGTGGGCGG
The DNA window shown above is from Candidatus Thiothrix sulfatifontis and carries:
- the csrA gene encoding carbon storage regulator CsrA — translated: MLILTRRVGETLMIGDNISVTVLGVKGNQVRLGINAPKDVAVHREEIFERIRHEHLEPVAIEENAN
- a CDS encoding NAD(P)/FAD-dependent oxidoreductase, whose protein sequence is MIRITELRLPLEYPADALSVAIAGRLGIATADLLSFSVFKRGYDARKRDAIVLVYTIDAVLPDEAALLAKFADDPHVKIAPDTTYRFVAHVQEAPAIRPVVVGFGPCGLMAGLVLAQMGLRPIILERGKKVRERTKDTWALWRKNQLNPESNVQFGEGGAGTFSDGKLYSQIKDPKHYGRKVLTEFVKAGAPEEILYVSKPHIGTFRLVKMVENMRAQIEALGGEIRFQQQVTDILIEDGQVRGLTLAGGEQLRADQVIMALGHSARDTFAMLHERGVFMEQKPFSLGFRIEHPQTLIDQARFGKHAGNELLGAADYKLVHHAKNGRSVYSFCMCPGGQVVAATSEVGRVVTNGMSQYSRAERNANAGIVVGITPNDYPGNPLAGMEFQRQWESRAYELGGHDYSAPGQLVGDFLKGRASTQLGSVEPSYQPGVHLTDLATSLPGYAIEAIREALPAFERQIKGFSMHDAVLTGVETRTSSPLRMTRGEDLQSLNVKGLFPAGEGAGYAGGILSAGVDGIRVAEALATQMLEAHHDRNHSHHLAQR
- a CDS encoding ferredoxin--NADP reductase, which gives rise to MTGIIRTTWHNAEVLSNQRWTERLLTLRIRTEPLPFTAGQFVTLRLPIPTGDATELVAKSYSLINAPDEEALEIFYNIVPNGKLSNALARLQPGDSLEISQPAKGFFVLDEIPAVPNLWMIATGTGLGPYLSILKTPQPWQRFHKIVLVHGVPLVNELAYADLIQTFATKYPEQFRFISCVTREANPHGLEGRITTHLESGTLEQTAGTTITADDTHVMLCGNHNMLNDMKALLGNRGMQRHLRHKSGHITTEQYF
- a CDS encoding acetyl-CoA carboxylase carboxyltransferase subunit alpha; this translates as MNPDFLDFEQPIAELQAKIEELRYVGDAEINLSEEIGKLEEKAASLTRSIFSKLTPRQISQLARHPKRPYTLDLIRYLFTDFKELHGDRAFADDKAIIGGMARFRGQSVMVIGHQKGRDTNENIKRNFGMPRPEGYRKALRLMHMAEKFQLPIITFIDTPGAYPGIGAEERGQSEAIARNLYEMAKLRTPIICTVVGEGGSGGALAIGVGDRVMMLQYATYSVISPEGCASILWKSAEKAADAADAMGITADRLKSLGLIEQIIPEPLGGAHRDMEAAAQHIGEALDANLRNLKTMNIDKLLDQRYQRIMGFGQFEE
- the tilS gene encoding tRNA lysidine(34) synthetase TilS, which codes for MRNSLVAFFQRHPAASYWIGFSGGLDSHVLLHACANLRGQYPHLTFRALHIDHGLQAMSAAWAAHCREVCTDLEMPLVVEALELVIPAGASVEAVARTARYAAFSKRLQAGEIVLTAHHQNDQAETLLLHLLRGSGVNGLAAMPEIRPFASGALGRPLLACSRAELATYAKQHELNFINDPSNQDSRFDRNFLRNQIMPLLEQRWPAASKTLARAARLQGESRQLLADFLREKLPSLQGTKPNTLSVSQLLALDGAMQKAVLREWLIQRGFRLPEEKKLRQVLCDVLQARADATPCVRWDGCEIRRYRDDVYAMPPLSAHDPKQVLVWETREPLVIASLGRTLVAEVGYPETVIVRFRQGGESVYLPQRGGHHSLKHLLQEWGVPPWERERLPLVYVGERLVCIPGVLSLWH
- the tadA gene encoding tRNA adenosine(34) deaminase TadA, with product MALNDEQWMRHALTLARNAWQQGEVPVGAVIVRDDKILAEGWNQPITLHDPSAHAEMLALRLAGQLAGNYRLPNTTLYVTLEPCLMCVGAMLHARVERVVFGAYDPKTGAAGSAFDLLQHPRHYHKIAAVQGGVLQEECAALLQAFFRERRAAAALAKPAPE